The following coding sequences lie in one Aspergillus puulaauensis MK2 DNA, chromosome 3, nearly complete sequence genomic window:
- a CDS encoding uncharacterized protein (COG:K;~EggNog:ENOG410PKDN;~InterPro:IPR036864,IPR007219,IPR001138;~PFAM:PF00172,PF04082;~go_function: GO:0000981 - DNA-binding transcription factor activity, RNA polymerase II-specific [Evidence IEA];~go_function: GO:0003677 - DNA binding [Evidence IEA];~go_function: GO:0008270 - zinc ion binding [Evidence IEA];~go_process: GO:0006351 - transcription, DNA-templated [Evidence IEA];~go_process: GO:0006355 - regulation of transcription, DNA-templated [Evidence IEA]), translating into MERPSGLPQAGGNAQGGERLLQAQSNSHPNIVPVSNPPGPPGSSLQASRVPPRNATITGRKQMSSSNKVAIPRQRSGTAPRYSRRVPLACETCRMRKTKCSGDTPICRQCLELRVDCRYPVSWRERTKAELAQLSAKSDNYENLLREISQLVDGRMSEQIKHTLDKYAEPGNEPLSDQLSTNSASAVDEVPDADLESLPSSIGSLDAIDRVDEDLNRSPHARATGYMGKNSEVTWLQRLGRETDHRARNLPGPAELQPDRKFAIHSVNYHLDDVDITPPGPVHLYWVPPRNLADKLFEDYLDTVHPIFPIISRPLFSAQFRNFFDNSARPGDKWLAILNLIFAISSYHAHLMQAPWRGDDRDHFVYLARARALSMNSDSIFTHPDLQQVQVEALMAFYLLSTDQINRAWRIASLALRSGISLGLNLRNTSEITPDASKEARYRVWWCLYTFEHLLGIMTGRMTGISDGICTTPMPLPVDEDRFQDPAIAELLGSLELRQNRVEAGLASCFVRQMPMNTRPGREAQNTMKNQDASRLKSLPPSTSLFFLYFVDLGVITQEIVNRVYSLDCIMTPWSQIENRIGELRTRVERWYTNLPEAYNWTRGDEQSPEMLRASLCLAFHYYSARITLGRPCLCRRDVRPPNSPNQAISFSHEISVAVLEAAERLIGLLSDEPDASRIYQICPWWCILHYLMQATAVLLLELSFGSIHMPQEEKNILEAAKKGIRWLHAMSESSLASRRAWEICDGNFRRIAVGLKFDVSDIPTADYQSDLNDGTQQSQQQQPQSQTPRDNANPPIATIATQFPSLASSTTPVFNLSNPDGIQQIPQPPFQDPTTTTNFQQPPVTAPFFTIPRSDDPLLFGGLGTPSTGTPNDMYFPYDPITGEFIQSFFPNSNEEEPWDD; encoded by the exons ATGGAACGGCCGTCCGGTCTCCCGCAGGCGGGAGGCAATGCACAGGGCGGCGAACGTCTTTTGCAGGCCCAGTCTAACAGCCATCCCAACATCGTTCCGGTCTCTAATCCTCCAGGCCCGCCTGGGTCATCACTACAAGCCTCACGAGTACCCCCGCGCAATGCCACAATTACCGGGAGAAAGCAAATGTCTAGTAGCAACAAAGTTGCCATACCCCGCCAACGCTCCGGGACTGCCCCTCGTTATAGTCGCCGTGTGCCCTTGGCATGCGAAACTTGCAGAATGCGCAAAACGAAATGCAGTGGTGACACCCCCATTTGCAGACAGTGTTTGGAATTAAGAGTCGACTGTCGTTACCCGGTTTCATGGCGCGAGCGAACGAAAGC AGAACTCGCTCAACTTTCGGCCAAGTCGGATAACTATGAAAACCTTCTCCGTGAAATCAGCCAACTTGTTGATGGCCGGATGTCGGAGCAGATTAAGCATACTCTTGATAAA TACGCCGAACCTGGCAACGAACCGTTAAGCGACCAGCTGTCTACGAACTCCGCGTCTGCTGTTGATGAAGTGCCCGACGCTGATTTGGAAAGTCTGCCGTCTTCAATTGGGTCATTAGATGCGATCGATCGTGTGGATGAGGATCTGAATCGTAGCCCACACGCCCGAGCTACAGGATACATGGGAAAGAATTCAGAGGTTACTTGGCTGCAACGATTAGGCAGAGAGACCGACCACCGTGCGCGCAACTTACCAGGTCCAGCCGAACTCCAGCCAGATCGCAAGTTTGCCATCCATTCCGTGAACTATCATTTGGACGATGTGGACATAACGCCTCCTGGACCCGTGCACCTTTATTGGGTGCCTCCCCGGAATCTTGCAGACAAACTCTTCGAGGACTACCTCGATACAGTCCATCCTATTTTCCCCATAATCAGCCGGCCACTATTTTCTGCGCAGTTCAGAAATTTCTTCGATAATTCGGCGCGACCGGGTGATAAATGGCTGGCCATTTTGAACCTGATTTTTGCCATATCATCCTACCATGCGCACCTTATGCAGGCGCCCTGGCGCGGCGATGACCGTGATCACTTCGTTTACCTGGCTAGGGCCCGAGCTCTGAGTATGAACAGTGATTCCATTTTTACTCACCCTGATCTCCAGCAGGTGCAGGTGGAGGCTTTAATGGCTTTTTACCTACTTTCAACCGATCAGATCAATCG AGCGTGGAGAATTGCATCGTTAGCTCTCCGGTCCGGAATATCTCTTGGGTTGAACCTCAGGAACACTAGCGAAATCACCCCTGATGCGTCTAAGGAAGCTCGATATAGGGTTTGGTGGTGTCTTTACACATTTGAACACTTGCTTGGGATAATGACTGGACGTATGACGGGCATCTCGGATGGTATTTGCACGACACCGATGCCACTCCCTGTGGATGAGGACCGGTTCCAGGACCCAGCCATTGCGGAGCTACTCGGTAGCCTAGAGCTTCGTCAAAACCGCGTTGAAGCAGGCCTGGCGAGCTGCTTTGTTCGGCAGATGCCCATGAATACACGGCCCGGTCGAGAGGCGCAAAATACAATGAAAAACCAAGACGCCTCGCGCTTGAAAAGCCTACCACCGAGCAcctcccttttcttcctttactTCGTCGACCTCGGTGTTATTACCCAGGAGATCGTTAATCGGGTCTACTCTCTCGATTGTATAATGACACCTTGGAGCCAGATCGAGAATCGCATTGGTGAGCTTCGCACAAGGGTTGAGCGTTGGTATACAAATCTCCCTGAAGCTTATAACTGGACCAGAGGCGATGAGCAGAGCCCAGAAATGCTCCGAGCGAGTCTCTGCCTCGCCTTCCATTACTACAGCGCGCGCATCACACTGGGTCGGCCCTGCTTGTGTCGCCGCGATGTCCGACCACCAAACTCTCCCAATCAAGCGATATCCTTTAGTCACGAGATATCAGTGGCAGTCCTTGAAGCTGCAGAGCGGCTAATTGGTCTGCTCTCCGATGAGCCTGACGCCTCGCGCATCTACCAGATCTGCCCTTGGTGGTGCATCCTACATTATCTCATGCAAGCTACCGCCGTCCTGCTCCTTGAACTGTCTTTTGGTAGCATCCACATGCcccaggaggagaagaacatcctcgaggctgcgaagaaggGAATCCGCTGGCTCCACGCCATGTCCGAGTCCAGCCTTGCTTCAAGACGTGCTTGGGAAATATGCGATGGGAACTTCCGCCGCATCGCCGTAGGCCTGAAATTCGACGTGAGCGATATTCCAACTGCCGATTATCAGTCTGATCTCAACGACGGTACACAACAGtcgcaacagcagcagccgcagtCACAAACTCCACGGGATAATGCCAACCCTCCTATCGCTACAATCGCCACACAGTTCCCATCTCTTGCATCCTCCACCACGCCCGTTTTCAACCTCTCAAACCCGGACGGCATCCAGCAAATACCTCAACCACCTTTCCAAGATccaacgacaacgacaaaTTTCCAACAACCCCCGGTTACCGCACCTTTCTTCACCATCCCGCGCAGCGATGaccccctcctcttcggcggTCTTGGTACCCCTTCCACCGGAACTCCCAACGACATGTACTTCCCCTACGACCCTATCACTGGCGAATTCATCCAGTCATTCTTCCCAAATTCgaacgaggaagagcctTGGGATGATTAA